A region from the Sulfitobacter sp. D7 genome encodes:
- a CDS encoding YihY/virulence factor BrkB family protein, translating to MVLRRPPTRPAIYWDAFKASLKQAADDNLALISAGVAFFAMLSLFPALAALIALLGLISDPVVVIAQLEDVRGLLPDDVYDIINTQVTGLVTARADTLGWAGIVSLLVALWSARAGVGAMVIGLNAVYNERNRNAAKHYLHALMLTVSLVGVGIVALLAVVVAPIILAFIPLGPFGNAVADLLRWTVATAVLFAGVGVLYRFGPNRRAARLPWLSSGAILAVMSWAVLSIGFSYYVANFGNYNQVYGSIGAVIAMLVWLWISSFLILFGAALNAQVERRTRPDSTIGPAKPRGQRGAEAADTFIDITQE from the coding sequence TTGGTGCTGCGCAGACCTCCGACCCGACCGGCGATCTATTGGGATGCTTTCAAGGCGAGCCTAAAGCAAGCGGCCGACGATAACCTTGCGCTGATCTCGGCCGGGGTGGCGTTTTTCGCGATGCTGTCGTTGTTTCCCGCGCTGGCGGCGCTGATTGCGCTTTTGGGGCTGATCTCGGACCCTGTTGTGGTCATTGCCCAGTTGGAGGATGTGCGCGGGCTGCTGCCGGATGATGTCTATGACATTATCAATACGCAGGTGACCGGGCTGGTTACCGCGCGGGCCGATACCTTGGGTTGGGCCGGTATTGTATCGCTGCTGGTGGCGCTGTGGTCTGCGCGGGCCGGTGTGGGTGCGATGGTGATCGGTCTGAACGCTGTCTATAACGAGCGCAACCGCAATGCTGCGAAACATTACCTGCATGCCTTGATGTTGACGGTGAGCCTTGTGGGGGTCGGGATCGTGGCGCTGCTGGCGGTGGTGGTCGCACCCATCATTCTGGCGTTCATCCCGCTTGGCCCCTTTGGCAACGCCGTGGCCGACCTGCTGCGCTGGACCGTTGCGACGGCGGTTTTGTTTGCCGGTGTGGGTGTGCTTTACCGTTTCGGGCCGAACCGGCGCGCGGCGCGATTGCCTTGGCTTAGCAGCGGGGCGATTTTGGCGGTGATGTCTTGGGCGGTGCTTTCGATCGGGTTTTCCTATTACGTCGCCAATTTCGGCAACTACAATCAGGTCTATGGCTCGATCGGGGCTGTGATTGCGATGTTGGTCTGGCTTTGGATCAGCAGTTTTCTGATCCTATTCGGCGCGGCCCTGAACGCGCAGGTCGAACGCCGGACGCGCCCGGACAGCACCATCGGCCCGGCCAAACCGCGCGGGCAACGTGGGGCCGAGGCCGCAGATACCTTTATCGATATCACGCAAGAGTAG
- a CDS encoding ABC transporter permease — MNRNLILGAALTSVFLLAALISFVWTPYDYAGLDIANKLHSPSMAHPMGTDHFGRDILSMIMVGARTSIAVALVAVGIGMGAGVPLGLWAAARRGSLVDEVIMRGNDLVFAFPAIVIAILITAVFGAGAINAIIAIGIFNIPVFARITRGAALSLWQREFILAARVAGKSAARISAEHILPNVANLLIVQGTIQFSLGILAEAGLSYVGLGAQPPVPSWGRMLADAQTMVSIAPHMALMPGFAIILTVLGLNLMGDGLRDMLDPRLRLART; from the coding sequence ATGAACCGCAATTTGATCCTTGGTGCTGCGCTGACTTCGGTCTTTCTATTGGCTGCGCTGATTTCCTTTGTCTGGACGCCCTATGACTATGCCGGGCTCGACATCGCCAACAAACTGCACAGCCCCTCAATGGCGCATCCCATGGGCACCGATCATTTCGGGCGCGATATTCTGAGCATGATCATGGTCGGCGCGCGCACCTCTATCGCTGTGGCGTTGGTGGCGGTGGGCATCGGCATGGGTGCAGGCGTACCGCTGGGCCTTTGGGCGGCTGCGCGGCGCGGGAGCCTTGTCGATGAGGTCATCATGCGCGGCAATGATCTGGTCTTTGCCTTTCCGGCCATCGTCATCGCCATCTTGATCACAGCGGTCTTTGGTGCCGGGGCGATCAACGCAATCATCGCCATCGGCATCTTCAACATCCCGGTTTTCGCCCGCATCACCCGTGGCGCGGCGCTGTCGCTTTGGCAGCGGGAGTTCATCCTTGCCGCGCGGGTCGCCGGTAAATCCGCCGCGCGTATCTCGGCGGAGCATATCCTGCCCAATGTCGCCAATCTGCTGATCGTGCAGGGGACCATCCAATTCTCTCTGGGTATCCTTGCCGAAGCGGGGCTGAGCTATGTTGGCCTTGGCGCACAGCCTCCGGTGCCGTCTTGGGGGCGGATGCTGGCCGATGCTCAAACCATGGTCAGCATCGCGCCGCATATGGCCTTGATGCCCGGCTTTGCGATCATCCTAACGGTGTTGGGGCTCAATCTGATGGGCGATGGGCTGCGAGACATGCTGGATCCGCGCCTGAGGCTGGCACGCACATGA
- a CDS encoding HdeA/HdeB family chaperone, whose amino-acid sequence MKTTLKTLAIAGLLGTVSAPAFAAAHMDMATMTCAQYQELSDEDKMKVASMAIAELEDGDHGGSMITETKNDGSEPSDISAAEATDAEETEDSLIDDTKAVEDSEEADEMADTEMEQEMEDFMVVCNQNPDALVSEAAANLRGKD is encoded by the coding sequence ATGAAAACGACTTTGAAAACACTTGCGATCGCCGGCCTTCTGGGCACCGTTTCCGCACCCGCCTTCGCCGCTGCTCACATGGACATGGCCACCATGACCTGCGCCCAGTACCAAGAATTGAGCGATGAAGACAAAATGAAAGTCGCTTCCATGGCAATTGCCGAGCTGGAAGATGGCGACCACGGTGGCTCCATGATCACCGAAACCAAAAACGACGGTTCCGAGCCGAGCGACATCTCTGCTGCTGAAGCGACAGACGCTGAAGAAACCGAAGATTCCCTGATCGACGATACAAAAGCCGTCGAAGATTCCGAAGAAGCTGACGAGATGGCCGACACGGAAATGGAGCAGGAAATGGAAGACTTCATGGTCGTCTGTAACCAGAACCCCGACGCGCTGGTAAGCGAAGCCGCAGCAAACCTGCGTGGCAAAGACTAA
- a CDS encoding TAXI family TRAP transporter solute-binding subunit: MKMFKMLAMTGAMVAGTAAMAQEKFITIGTGGQTGVYFVVGQSICRLVNRGTADHNLKCTAPSTGGSIANINAIKAGDMDMGVAQSDWQFHAYNGSSQFEGDKFDNLRAVFSVHGEPFNVIARADSGIESFDDLKGKRVNIGNPGSGQRATMEVVMDAKGWTLDDFALASELKPAEQAAALGDNKVDAIIYTVGHPNGSIQEAVSTIDAKLIPVDGDAIQGLIDDNPYYAEATVPGGMYKGTDSDIKTFGVKATFVTSADVDDDVVYQVVKAVFDNFDRFKRLHPAFENLTQEEMISGGLSAPLHPGAEKYYKEQGWIE; encoded by the coding sequence ATGAAAATGTTCAAAATGCTCGCGATGACCGGTGCCATGGTGGCCGGCACTGCGGCCATGGCGCAGGAAAAGTTCATCACCATCGGCACCGGTGGCCAGACAGGCGTTTACTTCGTCGTCGGTCAGTCGATCTGCCGTCTGGTGAACCGAGGCACAGCGGATCACAACCTGAAATGCACCGCGCCGTCGACCGGCGGGTCCATCGCCAACATCAACGCGATCAAAGCGGGCGACATGGATATGGGCGTTGCCCAGTCCGACTGGCAGTTCCACGCCTACAACGGCTCCTCGCAGTTCGAAGGCGACAAGTTCGACAACCTGCGCGCGGTCTTCTCCGTGCACGGTGAGCCGTTCAACGTCATCGCCCGTGCCGACAGCGGCATCGAGTCCTTTGACGACCTCAAAGGCAAGCGCGTCAACATCGGCAACCCCGGTTCCGGTCAGCGCGCCACCATGGAAGTCGTAATGGACGCCAAGGGCTGGACGCTGGACGATTTCGCACTGGCCTCCGAGCTGAAGCCCGCTGAGCAGGCCGCCGCTCTGGGCGACAACAAAGTGGATGCGATCATCTACACCGTTGGCCACCCGAATGGCTCCATCCAAGAAGCCGTGTCGACCATCGACGCCAAGCTGATCCCCGTGGATGGTGATGCGATCCAAGGTCTGATCGACGACAACCCCTATTATGCCGAGGCCACCGTGCCGGGCGGCATGTACAAGGGCACCGACAGCGACATCAAAACCTTCGGCGTGAAAGCGACCTTTGTGACATCCGCTGATGTGGATGACGATGTGGTCTATCAGGTCGTGAAAGCTGTCTTTGACAACTTCGACCGTTTCAAGCGTCTGCACCCGGCGTTCGAGAACCTGACCCAAGAAGAGATGATCTCGGGCGGTCTGTCTGCGCCGCTGCACCCCGGTGCAGAGAAGTATTACAAAGAGCAAGGTTGGATCGAGTAA
- a CDS encoding ABC transporter substrate-binding protein — MNRLNRLMTGVASAALVVAATSAFAKDDITVAMQLEPPHLDPTSAAAGAIDSVLYTNVFEGLTRFMGDGSVVPGLAESWEISEDGLTYTFKLREGVTFHDGSAMDAEDVKFTLDRINAEDSANAQKALYAAISEVNVIDPQTVEVKLSEPNGNMLFNLAWGDAVIVAPETVETIKQTPIGTGAFKFENWNQGDKITLTRNDDYWGEAPALASATFKFISDPTAAFASVMAEDVDVFTGFPAPENIPQFEADPRFQVLIGSTEGETILSINNKREPFDNAKVREAVAHAIDRQAIIDGAMFGYGTPIGTHFAPHNPDYVDLTEMSSYDPEKSKALLAEAGFPDGFETTLHLPPPSYARRGGEIIAAQLAEVGIKAQITNVEWAQWLETVFKGKDFGLSIVSHTEPMDINIYANPDYYFQYDNAEFQSLITEFNKTAEPAARTEMLAKAQRMIAEDYVNGYLFQLAFPTIAKAGVEGLWVNAPTQATDLTGVSWAE; from the coding sequence ATGAACCGTTTGAACCGTTTGATGACCGGTGTGGCCAGTGCTGCATTGGTTGTCGCCGCCACCAGCGCCTTCGCCAAGGACGACATCACCGTCGCCATGCAGCTTGAGCCGCCGCACCTTGATCCGACCTCTGCCGCGGCCGGGGCGATAGACTCGGTGCTTTATACAAATGTCTTCGAAGGGCTGACCCGTTTCATGGGCGATGGCTCTGTCGTGCCGGGCTTGGCTGAGTCCTGGGAGATTTCCGAAGACGGGCTGACCTATACGTTCAAGCTGCGCGAGGGGGTCACCTTTCACGATGGCAGCGCGATGGACGCCGAGGACGTGAAATTCACCCTCGACCGGATCAACGCCGAAGACAGCGCCAATGCCCAAAAGGCGCTCTATGCCGCGATTTCCGAAGTGAACGTCATTGATCCGCAGACCGTTGAAGTCAAACTGAGCGAACCGAATGGCAACATGCTGTTCAACCTCGCCTGGGGCGACGCGGTGATCGTGGCACCAGAAACGGTCGAGACGATCAAGCAGACCCCGATTGGCACTGGTGCGTTCAAGTTTGAGAACTGGAATCAGGGCGACAAGATCACTCTGACCCGGAATGACGACTACTGGGGCGAGGCCCCCGCGCTGGCCAGCGCGACCTTCAAGTTCATCTCGGACCCGACAGCGGCTTTCGCTTCGGTCATGGCCGAGGATGTCGATGTTTTCACCGGCTTCCCCGCGCCGGAAAATATCCCCCAGTTCGAAGCGGACCCGCGTTTCCAAGTGCTGATCGGCTCGACCGAGGGGGAAACGATCCTATCGATCAATAACAAGCGCGAACCTTTCGATAACGCTAAAGTCCGCGAGGCCGTGGCCCATGCCATCGACCGTCAGGCAATCATCGATGGGGCAATGTTTGGTTATGGCACGCCCATCGGCACCCATTTCGCGCCGCATAACCCGGACTACGTCGATCTGACTGAGATGAGCAGCTACGACCCTGAAAAATCCAAGGCGCTGCTGGCCGAGGCTGGTTTCCCCGATGGGTTCGAGACGACGTTGCACCTGCCGCCCCCATCCTACGCCCGCCGCGGCGGAGAGATCATCGCAGCCCAGCTGGCCGAAGTTGGCATTAAGGCGCAGATCACCAATGTCGAATGGGCACAGTGGTTGGAAACGGTGTTCAAAGGCAAGGATTTCGGTCTGTCGATCGTCAGCCATACAGAGCCGATGGACATCAACATCTATGCCAACCCGGACTATTACTTCCAATATGACAATGCTGAGTTCCAGTCGCTGATAACCGAGTTCAACAAGACGGCAGAACCCGCAGCGCGGACCGAGATGCTGGCCAAGGCGCAGCGCATGATCGCCGAAGACTATGTGAACGGCTATCTGTTCCAGCTCGCTTTCCCGACGATTGCCAAGGCGGGTGTCGAGGGGCTTTGGGTAAACGCGCCCACGCAGGCCACCGACCTGACCGGTGTAAGCTGGGCGGAGTGA
- a CDS encoding ABC transporter permease, with protein MLRYALKRFLSLLISLAVASLVIFMVIEVAPGDPASFMLGLNAQPETLAALRSELGLDQSRPERYLEWVGGMLRGDFGTSYTYRTPVTEMIGDRLWVSVPLALYALFLSVIVAFPAGIYAASRRGRAGDVGVMGATQLGVAVPNFWFAMILVLIFSINLRWFSAGGFVGWDKGLFAGLHALTLPAIALALPQAAILARVMRSALLDVLGEDFMRTARAKGLTARQALWRHGLRNALIPVLTIIGLQFSFLLAGSIIIEQVFYLPGLGRLVFQSISARDLIVVESVVMLLVFSVILVNFLVDLAYAAVDPRLRART; from the coding sequence ATGTTGCGCTATGCGTTGAAAAGATTTCTCTCCCTGCTCATCAGTCTCGCGGTCGCGTCGCTGGTGATCTTTATGGTGATCGAGGTCGCCCCCGGCGATCCGGCCTCCTTTATGCTGGGCCTGAATGCACAGCCAGAAACACTGGCCGCGCTGCGCAGTGAACTGGGGCTCGATCAGTCCCGACCGGAGCGTTACCTTGAGTGGGTCGGTGGCATGCTGCGCGGCGATTTCGGCACGTCCTACACCTATCGCACCCCGGTGACCGAGATGATCGGTGACCGGCTTTGGGTCTCTGTGCCCTTGGCGCTTTATGCGCTTTTCCTCTCTGTCATCGTGGCCTTTCCGGCGGGCATCTACGCCGCCTCCCGCCGGGGGCGGGCGGGCGACGTTGGCGTCATGGGGGCAACGCAATTGGGCGTGGCGGTGCCGAACTTTTGGTTCGCCATGATCCTCGTGCTGATCTTTTCGATCAACCTGCGCTGGTTTTCGGCAGGCGGTTTCGTCGGCTGGGACAAGGGGCTTTTCGCCGGGCTGCATGCGCTGACCCTGCCTGCCATCGCGCTGGCCTTGCCGCAGGCGGCGATCCTCGCGCGGGTCATGCGCTCGGCCCTTCTGGATGTTCTGGGCGAAGATTTCATGCGGACCGCGCGGGCCAAGGGGCTGACCGCGCGACAGGCGCTTTGGCGGCACGGGCTGCGCAATGCGCTGATCCCGGTGCTCACGATCATCGGCCTGCAGTTCTCTTTCCTGTTGGCCGGGTCGATCATCATTGAGCAGGTGTTTTACCTGCCGGGCCTTGGGCGGCTGGTGTTTCAGTCGATCTCGGCGCGGGATTTGATCGTGGTCGAGTCGGTGGTGATGCTCTTGGTCTTTTCGGTGATCTTGGTGAATTTCCTTGTCGATCTGGCCTATGCCGCCGTCGATCCCCGGCTGAGGGCCCGCACATGA
- a CDS encoding ABC transporter ATP-binding protein — translation MTLLTVSNLSLSIHGLRILDGVTFSVAPGEIVAVTGESGSGKSMTALAAMQLLPKGGTTTGHIMLGDDDLSQMSEAALCGVRGNDIGMVFQEPMTALNPVQTIGRQVAETIRVHEPRVSRAEAETRAADTLTRVGLPQDRFPLSRYPHELSGGQRQRVVIAIAIALRPRLLIADEPTTALDVTTQAQILTLLTRLAREDGMGLLMITHDLAVVADMADRIIVMRKGQIVEQGETQTLLHDMRHPYTKMLFDASRHEVNLPKPPAPQPLLEVKGVCRDYHLPRKTLFGAPGRFRAVDNLSFTLNRGERLGLVGESGCGKSTLTRAILGLEQVQEGSITVDGQPVFTGTKPNLAVRRKMQVVFQDPFGSFNPRHRVDRLVAEPFHLLDSAPQGAERTRAIDEALTAVGLRPADARKYIHEFSGGQRQRIAIARALIIRPELILFDEAVSALDVSVRAQILDLLAELCSHYDLTYLFISHDLSVVRTVTDRVLVMQSGKIVEAGETAQVFDAPQHEYTKSLIAAAPVLPDLPQPVG, via the coding sequence ATGACGCTTTTGACTGTCTCCAATCTCTCGCTGTCGATCCACGGGCTGCGCATCCTCGACGGGGTGACCTTTTCTGTCGCACCGGGAGAGATCGTGGCCGTGACCGGGGAAAGCGGCTCGGGCAAGTCGATGACCGCGCTGGCCGCCATGCAACTGCTGCCCAAGGGGGGCACGACCACCGGCCATATCATGCTGGGCGATGATGATCTGAGCCAGATGAGCGAAGCGGCCCTGTGCGGCGTGCGGGGCAATGACATCGGCATGGTGTTTCAAGAGCCGATGACCGCGCTGAATCCGGTGCAGACCATTGGCCGCCAAGTGGCCGAAACCATCCGCGTGCATGAACCGCGCGTGTCGCGCGCCGAGGCTGAGACCCGCGCCGCCGATACTTTGACCCGCGTCGGCCTGCCGCAAGATCGTTTCCCCCTGTCGCGCTATCCGCATGAGCTGAGCGGCGGGCAACGTCAGCGCGTGGTGATCGCCATCGCCATCGCCCTGCGCCCCCGTCTGCTGATCGCCGATGAGCCGACCACGGCGTTGGATGTCACCACGCAGGCACAAATCCTTACCCTGCTGACCCGTCTGGCGCGCGAAGACGGTATGGGGCTGTTGATGATCACCCATGACCTTGCCGTCGTGGCCGATATGGCCGACCGCATCATCGTCATGCGCAAGGGTCAGATCGTCGAGCAGGGGGAAACCCAAACCCTGCTGCATGACATGCGCCACCCCTATACCAAGATGCTTTTCGACGCCTCCCGCCATGAGGTGAACCTGCCCAAGCCGCCCGCGCCCCAGCCGCTGTTGGAGGTCAAGGGCGTCTGCCGTGACTATCATCTGCCGCGCAAAACGCTGTTTGGTGCGCCCGGCAGGTTCCGCGCGGTGGACAACCTCAGCTTTACCCTGAACCGGGGGGAGCGTTTGGGCTTGGTGGGGGAATCCGGTTGCGGCAAATCGACCCTGACGCGGGCGATTTTGGGTCTGGAACAGGTGCAAGAGGGCAGCATCACCGTCGATGGTCAGCCCGTCTTTACCGGGACAAAGCCGAACCTTGCGGTGCGCCGCAAGATGCAGGTGGTGTTCCAAGACCCTTTCGGCAGCTTCAATCCGCGCCACCGGGTTGATCGGTTGGTGGCCGAGCCTTTTCACCTGCTCGACAGCGCGCCGCAGGGGGCGGAGCGGACACGCGCGATTGACGAAGCGCTGACCGCCGTGGGGCTGCGCCCCGCAGATGCGCGCAAATACATTCACGAATTCTCTGGCGGGCAGCGCCAGCGGATTGCCATTGCCCGCGCGCTGATCATCCGGCCAGAGCTGATCCTTTTCGACGAGGCGGTCAGCGCGCTGGATGTCTCAGTCCGCGCGCAGATCCTTGATCTGCTGGCCGAGCTTTGCAGCCATTATGACCTGACCTATCTCTTTATTTCGCACGACCTGTCGGTGGTGCGCACGGTGACGGACCGGGTGCTGGTGATGCAGTCCGGCAAGATCGTAGAGGCCGGAGAGACAGCGCAGGTCTTTGACGCGCCGCAGCATGAATATACCAAATCACTCATCGCCGCCGCGCCGGTTCTGCCGGATTTGCCCCAGCCTGTAGGGTAG
- a CDS encoding formate/nitrite transporter family protein, with protein MAPLIQKKPPTSAVHEEAEERSVSEAAALSPKLIYEVIRREGRDELNRTNRSLIWSGISAGMLISLSVLGEAIFRTYLPDAGWRFLLENLGYSLGFIAVIMGRMQLFTENTITTVLPLMQERSLNILCRLMRLWAVVLGANVIGAFAAAALFIYTPAIPAEVLPAIISLSEHATGMPAAEGFWRAIPAGVIVALIVWMLPEADEAAFFLILTFTWLIAAGDFTHIVAGSVEMAALILHGGLGLGQAIFGFFLPVLVGNIIGGTLIFTLVAWGQVRDDVEDS; from the coding sequence ATGGCCCCACTGATCCAGAAAAAGCCCCCTACCTCTGCCGTGCATGAAGAGGCGGAAGAACGCTCTGTCAGTGAGGCGGCGGCGCTGTCGCCCAAGCTGATCTATGAGGTGATCCGGCGCGAGGGGCGCGATGAGTTGAACCGCACCAACCGGTCGTTGATCTGGTCGGGGATATCCGCGGGGATGCTGATCAGTCTTTCGGTCTTGGGGGAGGCGATTTTTCGAACCTATTTGCCGGATGCGGGCTGGCGTTTTCTGTTGGAGAACCTCGGCTATTCATTGGGGTTCATCGCGGTCATCATGGGCCGGATGCAGTTGTTTACCGAAAACACCATCACCACGGTCTTGCCCCTGATGCAGGAACGTAGCCTGAATATTCTGTGCAGGCTCATGCGGCTTTGGGCCGTTGTGCTGGGGGCCAATGTGATCGGGGCCTTCGCGGCGGCCGCGCTGTTTATCTATACGCCCGCCATCCCGGCGGAGGTTTTGCCCGCCATCATCAGCCTTTCGGAACACGCGACGGGCATGCCGGCGGCGGAGGGGTTTTGGCGGGCCATTCCGGCGGGGGTCATCGTGGCATTGATCGTCTGGATGCTGCCCGAAGCGGATGAGGCGGCGTTTTTCCTGATCCTGACCTTTACCTGGCTTATTGCTGCGGGGGATTTCACCCATATCGTCGCCGGGTCAGTCGAGATGGCAGCGCTCATTCTGCATGGCGGGCTGGGGCTTGGTCAGGCGATCTTTGGCTTCTTCCTGCCGGTGCTTGTCGGCAACATCATCGGCGGCACGTTGATCTTCACCCTTGTTGCTTGGGGGCAGGTCCGCGACGATGTGGAGGACAGCTAA
- a CDS encoding Hsp70 family protein — MARLGIDFGTSNTAAGIAVNGTPQLIALEAEAQTLPTAVFFDFEAREMRIGAAASDALLAGAEGRYMRGLKSLLGTRLMRERRVLLGERLDFIDIVARFLARVKTQAEAATGMQFDTALSGRPVRFHSADDARDAQALTDLREAYGRAGFDHVDFMNEPEAAALANRAALRPGDLGLVIDIGGGTSDFTLFRQRGNDEIDILESHGIRLGGTDFDRSLSIGRVMPQLGMGSEIRHAFGGDTHIAPNAIFNDLATWAKIPFLYGADTRKAAAELHKFAEHPKRLARLVKVLDEELGHDLAFAVEAGKIRANGAGAQGDAEPVIDVSMLKPRATLPLPRDWMRKRLSKLAAQMGDAAETTARNAGIAPGAVDRLIFVGGSSLMEVVEAEMRTRFPHAEGHRGAALTAIVEGLALSAGGGERG, encoded by the coding sequence ATGGCCAGGCTGGGGATTGATTTTGGAACGTCCAACACCGCGGCGGGCATCGCCGTCAACGGCACCCCGCAACTGATCGCACTAGAGGCCGAGGCGCAGACCCTGCCGACGGCGGTATTTTTTGATTTCGAAGCGCGTGAAATGCGGATCGGCGCCGCCGCCTCTGACGCGCTGCTGGCCGGGGCCGAGGGCCGTTATATGCGCGGGCTGAAAAGCCTGCTTGGCACCCGGCTGATGCGCGAGCGGCGGGTGCTTTTAGGTGAACGGCTGGACTTTATCGACATCGTGGCGCGGTTTCTGGCGCGGGTGAAAACGCAAGCCGAAGCCGCCACGGGGATGCAGTTCGACACAGCACTCTCTGGCCGTCCGGTGCGCTTTCATTCAGCCGATGACGCGCGCGATGCGCAAGCGCTGACAGACCTGCGCGAGGCCTATGGTCGGGCCGGTTTCGACCATGTGGATTTCATGAACGAACCCGAAGCCGCCGCGCTTGCCAACCGCGCCGCGCTGCGACCGGGGGATCTGGGGCTGGTGATCGATATCGGCGGCGGCACCTCTGATTTCACGCTTTTCCGCCAGCGCGGGAATGATGAGATCGACATTTTGGAAAGCCACGGCATCCGCCTTGGCGGGACCGATTTTGACCGGTCCTTGTCCATCGGGCGGGTGATGCCGCAGCTTGGGATGGGCAGCGAAATTCGCCATGCTTTCGGAGGCGACACCCACATCGCGCCCAATGCGATCTTCAACGATCTGGCCACTTGGGCGAAAATTCCGTTTCTCTACGGCGCTGACACCCGCAAGGCGGCGGCGGAATTGCATAAGTTTGCCGAACACCCCAAGCGTCTGGCACGATTGGTAAAAGTGCTTGATGAAGAGCTTGGTCATGATCTTGCTTTTGCCGTCGAAGCGGGCAAAATCCGCGCCAATGGCGCAGGGGCCCAGGGGGATGCAGAGCCGGTGATCGACGTGTCGATGCTCAAACCCCGCGCGACTTTGCCCCTGCCCCGTGACTGGATGCGCAAGCGGCTTTCGAAACTGGCCGCACAGATGGGGGATGCAGCGGAGACGACAGCGCGGAACGCAGGCATCGCGCCCGGCGCCGTGGACCGGCTGATCTTTGTCGGCGGGTCGAGCCTGATGGAGGTGGTCGAGGCCGAAATGCGCACACGCTTTCCGCACGCGGAAGGGCATCGGGGGGCGGCGCTGACGGCTATTGTCGAGGGGTTGGCGTTGAGTGCCGGTGGGGGAGAACGCGGCTGA